From a single Paenibacillus sp. FSL R5-0345 genomic region:
- the yjfF gene encoding galactofuranose ABC transporter, permease protein YjfF yields the protein MFLKRKYIPIIVTIALFLAMFAAGSFRYTGFFSLQVLMNLFVDNAFLLITAIGMSFVILSGGIDLSVGSIIALTTMVSASLIQQQGWSPAVVIPLVLLMGAVFGSGMGAIIHYFKIQPFIVTLAGMFLARGLCYVISIDTITIDNAFYTNVAQTKITLPGGSFISISAIVALIVTAAAIFIAHYTRFGRNVYALGGNEQSALLMGLPVARTKVLVYAFSGFCSALAGVVFTFYMLSGYGLHAVGFELDTIAAVVIGGTLLTGGVGYVLGTFFGVLIQGVIQTLISFDGTLSSWWTKIVIGLLLFTFILFQRILSARRSILRQ from the coding sequence ATGTTTCTTAAACGCAAGTATATTCCGATTATTGTAACGATTGCACTGTTTCTGGCCATGTTTGCTGCAGGTTCTTTCCGATATACCGGTTTTTTCTCTCTGCAGGTACTGATGAACCTTTTCGTGGATAATGCCTTTCTGCTGATTACCGCCATCGGCATGTCCTTTGTCATTCTGTCCGGAGGTATTGATTTGTCCGTCGGCTCAATCATCGCTCTTACAACAATGGTGTCAGCGAGCCTGATTCAGCAGCAAGGATGGTCTCCAGCAGTCGTTATTCCGCTAGTACTTCTTATGGGAGCCGTTTTTGGATCGGGAATGGGAGCCATTATCCACTATTTTAAAATTCAGCCTTTTATCGTGACTTTAGCGGGAATGTTTTTGGCTCGTGGATTGTGCTATGTAATCAGCATTGATACGATAACGATAGATAACGCTTTCTATACGAATGTAGCGCAGACCAAGATCACGCTCCCGGGTGGCAGCTTTATTTCAATTAGTGCTATTGTTGCGTTGATTGTCACAGCCGCCGCTATCTTCATCGCGCATTATACGCGATTTGGCCGCAATGTGTACGCTCTTGGGGGAAACGAACAATCGGCGTTGCTGATGGGGCTTCCGGTTGCGCGAACCAAAGTGCTGGTATATGCGTTTAGCGGATTCTGTTCAGCTTTGGCTGGCGTCGTGTTCACATTCTACATGCTATCGGGATACGGGCTTCATGCAGTTGGTTTTGAGCTTGACACGATTGCTGCGGTTGTCATAGGTGGAACGTTACTAACTGGAGGCGTCGGTTATGTCCTTGGTACCTTCTTCGGTGTGCTAATTCAGGGCGTAATCCAAACCTTAATCAGTTTCGATGGTACACTCAGCTCCTGGTGGACCAAAATTGTTATCGGTCTGCTGCTCTTCACCTTTATCCTGTTTCAGAGAATTCTTAGTGCAAGACGTTCTATCCTAAGGCAGTAG
- a CDS encoding ABC transporter substrate-binding protein, whose translation MKRLGKMGAVLALSLSMMIVGACGSNSGGGDAGNNGNTAGENAGSSGAKPSKSITLGFSQVGAESGWRSANTKSIQDSAKDAGYTLKFSDAQQKQENQIKALRSFIQQKVDVIAFSPVVESGWDTVLKEAKDAGIPVVLTDRAVDSKDTSLYVTFLGSDFVEEGRKAGQWLSDQYKDAAEDINIVELQGTTGSAPANDRMQGFKEVISSNPKLKIVASQTGDFTRAKGKEVMQAFLKAHKDIDVLYAHNDDMALGAIQAIEAAGLKPGEDIKIISVDAVKDGMQAASDGKINFIVECNPLLGPQLMKVVKDVVDGKTVEARIVTEETTFTSEQAKEALPSRQY comes from the coding sequence ATGAAGAGACTCGGAAAAATGGGTGCTGTGTTAGCGTTAAGCTTGTCCATGATGATCGTTGGAGCTTGCGGTAGTAACAGCGGCGGCGGAGATGCTGGAAATAACGGGAATACTGCCGGAGAGAATGCAGGGAGTTCCGGAGCGAAACCGTCTAAGAGTATCACGCTCGGCTTCTCACAAGTAGGAGCAGAAAGCGGCTGGCGCAGTGCGAACACCAAATCGATACAGGATTCGGCCAAAGATGCCGGTTATACGCTGAAGTTTTCGGATGCACAGCAAAAACAGGAGAACCAAATCAAGGCACTTCGCTCATTTATTCAGCAAAAGGTGGATGTTATCGCCTTCTCGCCGGTCGTGGAATCCGGATGGGACACTGTACTTAAAGAAGCCAAGGATGCAGGAATTCCGGTGGTTCTGACTGACCGTGCCGTCGACTCGAAGGACACTTCGCTATATGTGACATTCCTAGGTTCTGACTTTGTAGAAGAAGGACGGAAGGCTGGTCAATGGTTATCTGACCAATATAAGGATGCCGCAGAAGACATAAATATCGTTGAACTGCAGGGAACCACAGGCTCTGCTCCGGCTAATGACCGTATGCAGGGATTCAAGGAAGTGATCTCCAGCAATCCTAAGCTTAAGATTGTTGCTTCCCAGACAGGAGACTTTACACGGGCCAAGGGGAAAGAAGTTATGCAGGCGTTTCTGAAAGCCCATAAGGATATTGATGTTCTTTATGCGCATAACGATGATATGGCGCTGGGTGCAATCCAAGCGATTGAAGCTGCCGGACTGAAACCTGGAGAAGATATTAAAATCATTTCGGTCGATGCAGTTAAAGACGGAATGCAGGCTGCCAGCGATGGAAAAATCAACTTTATCGTCGAGTGTAACCCCTTGCTTGGACCTCAATTAATGAAAGTGGTTAAGGATGTTGTCGATGGAAAAACGGTTGAAGCCCGTATTGTGACCGAAGAAACGACATTTACTTCCGAGCAGGCCAAGGAAGCTCTGCCAAGCCGTCAATATTAA
- a CDS encoding sugar ABC transporter ATP-binding protein, whose amino-acid sequence MSMARPILQMINIHKRFPGVKALSGVSLRLFPGEVHALMGENGAGKSTLIKVLTGVYSIDDGTVEMEGIPITVHNPLESQAAGISTVYQEVNLCPNLTVAENIFIGREPRKLGRIIWKEMNRKAEVLLKDRLNLDIDVAQPLHMYSVAVQQLIAIARALNISAKVLILDEPTSSLDKNEVEQLFRVVRKLKSDGLAILFVTHFLDQMYEISDRVTILRNGEFAGEHMAKDLTRLDLVLKMIGKELNLLEELPVLSGTNKDKAGEELLKAEGLGRKGAIEPFDLSISKGEVVGLAGLLGSGRTEAARLLFGADKPDTGKLTFAIGGENVRSPREAIHRRIAFCSENRKTEGIIGDLTIRENIILALQAKLGWFKTISRKRQDEVAEEYIRMLNINPPNPDHLIKNLSGGNQQKVLLARWLLTEPDLFILDEPTRGIDIGAKAEIQKLVLSLSRQGMSFVFISSELEEVIRVSDKIVVLRDRHKVTEISDKDMSQHTIMQAIAGS is encoded by the coding sequence ATGAGCATGGCAAGGCCCATACTGCAAATGATCAATATTCATAAACGGTTTCCGGGAGTCAAAGCACTTAGCGGTGTAAGTCTACGCCTTTTTCCCGGAGAAGTACATGCGCTTATGGGTGAAAACGGCGCAGGAAAATCAACGTTGATCAAAGTACTGACCGGCGTATATTCCATTGATGACGGAACTGTAGAAATGGAAGGCATTCCTATAACGGTGCACAATCCACTGGAATCACAGGCGGCCGGCATTAGCACAGTGTATCAGGAAGTCAATCTTTGCCCCAATCTGACAGTGGCAGAGAATATATTTATCGGGAGAGAGCCCCGAAAACTGGGCCGCATCATTTGGAAAGAAATGAACCGAAAGGCGGAAGTGCTGCTAAAGGACCGTTTGAATCTAGATATAGACGTGGCTCAACCTCTGCACATGTATTCCGTTGCTGTACAGCAGTTAATCGCTATTGCCAGGGCACTAAATATTTCCGCAAAGGTTCTGATTCTGGACGAACCCACCTCCAGTCTGGACAAAAATGAGGTCGAACAATTATTCCGTGTAGTGAGGAAGCTGAAAAGTGACGGGCTTGCGATTCTATTCGTTACTCATTTTTTGGATCAGATGTATGAAATCTCCGACCGGGTAACCATCCTGCGAAATGGGGAATTTGCCGGGGAGCATATGGCAAAAGATCTGACTAGGCTGGATCTTGTTCTGAAGATGATCGGCAAGGAACTGAATTTGCTGGAGGAACTTCCTGTTCTTTCAGGAACCAATAAGGATAAAGCGGGAGAGGAGCTACTCAAAGCTGAAGGACTGGGTCGGAAGGGAGCCATCGAACCGTTTGATCTGTCTATCTCTAAGGGAGAAGTTGTTGGCCTTGCCGGTCTTTTGGGTTCGGGCCGGACCGAAGCTGCACGGTTATTGTTCGGAGCCGATAAGCCCGATACCGGTAAGCTAACGTTTGCTATTGGAGGGGAAAACGTACGTTCGCCGCGTGAGGCTATTCATCGGAGGATTGCCTTCTGTTCAGAAAATAGAAAGACTGAAGGCATCATTGGAGATCTTACGATCCGGGAAAATATAATTCTTGCCCTGCAGGCCAAACTGGGCTGGTTCAAGACCATTTCCCGAAAGCGTCAGGACGAAGTTGCAGAGGAATATATCCGTATGCTTAATATCAACCCGCCCAATCCCGATCACCTGATCAAGAATTTAAGCGGTGGTAATCAACAAAAGGTGCTACTCGCCAGATGGCTGTTAACTGAGCCGGATTTATTTATTCTGGACGAACCGACCCGCGGGATAGATATTGGCGCAAAAGCGGAGATTCAGAAGCTGGTACTGTCACTTTCACGCCAAGGAATGTCCTTTGTGTTTATTTCTTCCGAACTGGAAGAAGTGATTCGCGTCAGCGACAAAATCGTTGTCCTACGGGACCGGCATAAAGTAACGGAAATTTCAGACAAGGATATGAGCCAGCATACAATCATGCAGGCAATAGCAGGGAGCTGA
- a CDS encoding ABC transporter permease, whose translation MKTIYKHHLFWPLCVLAALMLFNLFYSPDFFSITLQDGHLYGSLIDILNFGAPLVLVAIGMTLVVATSGIDLSVGSIVAISGAIACLSISKGSDQNMLSLILISVLMAVVLSLLLGVWNGLLVSVAGIQPIIATLILMVAGRGIAQLITGGQIITVTSDKYTYIGSGSLATLPFSIFVVAAVLVTAVLLTRKTALGLFIESVGCNPMASLMSGIRAKWVMMSVYIFCGLCAGIAGLLLSSNVSSADGNNAGLWYELDAILAVVIGGTSLNGGRFYLLGTVVGALIIQTLTTTIYMIGVPPEITLVVKAFVVLAVCLIQSSAFRAALALRWKKRHYPGEKEIARHVS comes from the coding sequence ATGAAAACCATTTATAAACATCATTTATTCTGGCCGTTGTGCGTACTGGCTGCATTGATGCTATTTAATCTTTTTTATTCTCCTGATTTCTTCTCGATTACGCTGCAAGACGGGCATTTATACGGCAGTCTGATCGATATTCTCAACTTTGGCGCCCCTTTGGTACTCGTGGCGATCGGAATGACTCTGGTTGTGGCTACGAGCGGGATTGATTTGTCCGTCGGATCAATCGTGGCTATATCGGGAGCTATTGCCTGTCTTTCCATTAGCAAAGGCTCGGATCAGAATATGCTGTCCTTGATTCTGATATCGGTACTAATGGCAGTGGTGCTATCTCTCCTTCTGGGGGTATGGAATGGGCTGCTGGTGTCAGTCGCTGGCATTCAGCCGATTATTGCCACCTTAATTCTTATGGTGGCCGGGCGCGGAATAGCCCAACTCATTACTGGCGGACAGATTATCACAGTGACGAGCGATAAATACACTTATATCGGCTCCGGTTCATTGGCGACTTTGCCGTTCTCCATCTTTGTAGTAGCCGCCGTTCTTGTTACAGCCGTACTGCTCACAAGAAAGACAGCACTGGGGCTGTTTATTGAATCGGTTGGCTGTAACCCGATGGCAAGTCTGATGTCGGGTATTCGTGCCAAATGGGTGATGATGTCCGTATATATATTCTGCGGATTGTGTGCCGGTATAGCCGGATTGCTGTTGAGTTCAAATGTATCCAGCGCAGATGGAAATAACGCAGGGCTGTGGTATGAACTAGATGCCATCCTGGCAGTCGTTATCGGCGGAACATCACTAAACGGCGGACGCTTCTATTTACTTGGAACTGTTGTCGGAGCCCTGATCATCCAAACGCTGACCACCACAATCTATATGATCGGTGTTCCGCCGGAAATCACGCTGGTAGTCAAAGCGTTTGTAGTGCTGGCGGTCTGCTTGATCCAGTCATCTGCCTTCCGGGCAGCACTTGCCTTGCGGTGGAAAAAGCGGCATTATCCAGGAGAAAAGGAGATTGCACGCCATGTTTCTTAA
- a CDS encoding M1 family metallopeptidase: MYRTTIQSVSQKVLAYSLAFTLAAFPVVTTTQALAAPAASSATSALDAEAHAPVQYRIDARLDENNMRIHGSEAVTYRNTSNDTLREIVFHTFADANRSKATQTSMFERNNEEIRKENPQKKPEDFLGGIDIRSAAADGQSLVLSNSNQALTVELKQELKPGEAVTVEVGFEVKIPYGMQRLSYYKDIINGAHWFPVMSVYDENKHEWDKTQYSKAFESDYYDSSDFEVHFNVPEAYQMLMPGNLTTQVDPKESGRKIITAVADNTRELVFFASPNYKVESVKRDGLTVEYYYSDNMPDKKKLVDGYIDTAFKAIQFFSEKYGKYPYPEFRIAESYVEGVAVEFARVIQMGQIRANSDPAHDDVFVHEIAHQWFHALIGNNSETESFLDEGFADFSRVYFAEMQGDDMNGFKSIQIDDVSWIDKPIVSTNTEVGDMESPTFYNKGRQAIYQLYRMEGEDKFDFFMQEYFKRYKYKNATIQGLMQTIQDTLGDEARKEMDKILYDSDFVLKPEYQLSEAEVAAYWHEQFKNTYHSSLAQVTDLPSETMSRIVDKALQGEPLTIVLSDQAGTIAKKQQQTILAQLEGTLGIMGIPYEVISDRQTLKIKLNRELGTSNIIAIGSVKTNGFIQALKPGIIQKLKAIGFDWKSKMNQKASSGAYVIKHPYNQDRLLLHFFWNGDALSSNAVELFAKQMLYAVSYSSDFYQYYVLDKAGNIATGTKIANPMTKFFAEE, from the coding sequence ATGTATCGAACAACCATCCAATCAGTATCCCAAAAAGTGCTGGCTTATTCGCTGGCTTTTACACTCGCGGCCTTCCCCGTTGTCACCACCACACAGGCCTTGGCCGCACCGGCGGCTTCATCCGCTACGTCTGCCCTGGATGCAGAGGCTCATGCTCCAGTCCAATACCGGATTGATGCCCGGCTTGACGAGAATAACATGCGCATCCATGGAAGCGAAGCCGTCACTTACAGGAACACTTCAAATGATACGCTGCGAGAGATCGTGTTCCATACGTTTGCCGACGCCAACCGGTCCAAAGCGACCCAAACATCAATGTTTGAGCGAAACAACGAGGAGATACGCAAGGAAAATCCGCAGAAGAAGCCGGAAGACTTTCTGGGCGGCATCGACATTCGGAGCGCGGCGGCCGATGGGCAATCCTTGGTTTTATCAAACAGCAATCAGGCATTAACCGTCGAACTGAAGCAGGAGCTAAAGCCTGGCGAAGCGGTGACGGTCGAAGTCGGCTTTGAGGTAAAAATCCCTTACGGCATGCAGCGCCTGTCCTACTACAAAGACATCATTAACGGTGCCCATTGGTTTCCGGTTATGTCCGTCTATGACGAGAACAAACATGAGTGGGATAAAACGCAGTACAGTAAAGCCTTCGAATCGGATTATTACGATTCATCAGATTTCGAAGTGCATTTTAATGTCCCGGAAGCCTATCAAATGCTGATGCCGGGGAACCTAACAACGCAGGTCGACCCGAAGGAGTCCGGCCGTAAAATCATAACCGCCGTAGCTGATAACACCCGGGAGCTCGTCTTTTTTGCCAGCCCGAATTATAAGGTTGAGAGCGTTAAGCGGGATGGCCTCACGGTTGAATATTATTACTCTGACAACATGCCTGACAAGAAAAAACTCGTCGACGGATACATCGACACCGCTTTTAAAGCTATTCAGTTTTTTAGCGAAAAATATGGGAAGTATCCTTACCCTGAGTTCCGCATCGCAGAGTCGTACGTAGAGGGTGTGGCAGTCGAGTTTGCCCGGGTTATTCAAATGGGGCAGATTAGGGCGAACAGCGATCCAGCGCATGATGACGTGTTCGTGCATGAAATCGCCCACCAATGGTTCCATGCCTTGATCGGCAACAACTCGGAGACAGAGTCGTTTCTGGATGAAGGGTTTGCCGACTTCTCGAGGGTGTATTTCGCTGAAATGCAGGGTGATGATATGAACGGGTTCAAGTCGATCCAAATCGATGATGTGTCTTGGATAGACAAGCCGATCGTCTCAACCAATACAGAGGTGGGAGACATGGAAAGTCCGACTTTTTACAATAAAGGACGCCAGGCCATCTACCAGTTGTATCGCATGGAGGGAGAGGACAAATTCGATTTCTTTATGCAGGAATATTTCAAGCGGTATAAGTATAAAAACGCCACGATCCAAGGGCTTATGCAGACGATCCAGGATACGCTCGGTGATGAGGCACGAAAAGAAATGGACAAGATACTGTATGATTCGGATTTTGTCCTGAAACCCGAATATCAATTGTCCGAGGCGGAAGTAGCCGCGTATTGGCATGAGCAGTTCAAAAACACATACCATTCGTCCCTGGCCCAAGTTACGGATCTTCCGTCGGAAACGATGAGCCGCATTGTGGATAAGGCGCTGCAAGGCGAACCGCTGACAATCGTGCTAAGTGATCAGGCAGGTACCATAGCGAAAAAGCAGCAGCAGACGATTTTAGCGCAGCTTGAAGGCACACTTGGGATTATGGGCATTCCATATGAGGTGATTTCTGATCGACAAACACTCAAGATAAAACTGAATAGGGAGCTCGGAACCAGCAACATTATCGCCATCGGCAGTGTCAAAACGAACGGATTCATACAGGCACTTAAACCCGGAATCATACAAAAATTGAAAGCCATCGGCTTCGACTGGAAAAGTAAGATGAACCAAAAAGCTTCTTCGGGCGCATACGTTATTAAGCATCCATATAATCAAGATCGCCTGCTGCTACATTTTTTCTGGAACGGCGACGCCTTAAGTAGCAATGCAGTCGAATTGTTTGCGAAGCAGATGCTGTATGCGGTCAGTTATAGTAGCGACTTTTATCAATATTACGTCTTGGACAAAGCAGGCAACATCGCAACAGGCACAAAGATCGCTAATCCGATGACGAAATTTTTTGCCGAAGAATAA
- a CDS encoding ABC transporter substrate-binding protein, translated as MKAGKWIVCLVFVFLTGCFGAGVRSAEPSLRPTEIPLKINNPPQADLPAAKTILLGFSQLGSESTWRAANTNSIKEAAREAGISLIMKNAEQSQQKQVEAIRSFMKSNVDIIAIAPVVQTGWDDILEEVKQAGIPVIILDRSINVQDHSLYVTCIGSDFFEEGVKAAKYMLDKMRHHTGQIKIAELQGTIGSTPSIDRGRGFRETIKGRNTFEITLTRPADFTKAGGSKIMQEYLSLPQDEWPQVLFSHNDDMAVGAVEAIEEAGLKPGTDIIIISVDGTRRAFEQMIAGNINAVVECNPLLGPLLMQATQEIMSGRTLPKRMVPAEDIYPQELAAMEVDNRTY; from the coding sequence GTGAAAGCAGGGAAATGGATAGTCTGCTTAGTGTTTGTGTTCCTGACTGGCTGCTTCGGAGCAGGGGTCAGGAGTGCCGAACCTTCGCTCAGGCCTACGGAAATCCCCTTGAAGATCAATAATCCTCCGCAGGCAGATCTGCCTGCAGCCAAAACTATATTACTCGGATTCTCCCAGTTGGGCTCGGAGAGTACATGGAGAGCTGCAAATACGAATTCCATTAAGGAGGCAGCTCGGGAAGCGGGCATTTCACTAATTATGAAGAATGCTGAGCAATCTCAGCAAAAGCAGGTGGAAGCCATCCGTTCATTTATGAAGAGCAATGTAGATATCATTGCAATTGCCCCTGTTGTGCAGACCGGATGGGATGATATTTTAGAAGAAGTAAAGCAGGCAGGCATACCCGTCATCATTCTTGACCGTTCTATTAATGTGCAAGACCACTCACTTTATGTGACCTGCATAGGCTCTGACTTCTTTGAAGAAGGGGTGAAGGCCGCTAAATATATGCTGGACAAAATGCGGCATCATACCGGACAAATCAAAATTGCCGAACTTCAGGGTACTATCGGATCCACCCCTTCAATTGACCGCGGACGCGGGTTTCGGGAGACGATAAAGGGGCGAAATACCTTTGAAATTACACTTACCCGCCCTGCGGATTTTACTAAGGCAGGAGGGAGTAAGATCATGCAGGAATACCTGAGCCTGCCTCAAGATGAGTGGCCGCAGGTGCTGTTCTCCCATAATGATGACATGGCCGTTGGTGCAGTTGAAGCCATTGAGGAGGCCGGACTGAAGCCGGGTACTGATATTATAATAATTTCAGTTGACGGGACACGCCGTGCCTTTGAACAGATGATTGCCGGGAACATTAATGCTGTCGTTGAATGCAATCCGCTCTTGGGTCCTTTACTAATGCAAGCTACCCAAGAGATTATGTCGGGCCGGACCCTCCCCAAACGTATGGTTCCAGCAGAAGATATTTACCCTCAGGAACTGGCCGCAATGGAAGTAGATAACCGGACATATTAA
- the pheS gene encoding phenylalanine--tRNA ligase subunit alpha — protein MKEKLEALKVEALAKLQEVMDPQVLNDLRVKYLGKKGELTEVLRGMGGLSAEERPVIGQVANQVRSAIEEIIGAKQEAFQQQETQQRLQAEKVDVTLPGRRMQQGGIHPLSRVVQEIEDIFIGMGYRVAEGPEVETDYYNFEALNLPKNHPARDMQDSFYLTDDLLMRTQTSPVQIRTMQAMNGEVPVKIICPGKVFRRDDDDATHSFQFHQIEGLVIGSNIRMSDLKGTLQQFVQEMFGPNTGIRLRPSFFPFTEPSVEVDVSCFKCGGDGCRLCKQSGWLEILGAGMVHPNVLEMGGYDPAKYSGFAFGMGVERIAMLKYGIDDIRHFYNNDMSFVKQFKGV, from the coding sequence ATGAAAGAGAAGTTGGAAGCATTGAAGGTAGAAGCACTGGCTAAGTTGCAGGAGGTTATGGATCCACAGGTTCTGAATGACCTAAGAGTGAAGTATCTCGGTAAAAAAGGTGAGCTTACAGAAGTTCTACGTGGTATGGGAGGACTTAGTGCTGAGGAGCGTCCGGTTATCGGGCAAGTAGCGAATCAGGTGCGTAGTGCGATTGAGGAGATTATTGGAGCGAAGCAAGAGGCATTTCAACAACAGGAGACACAACAGCGTCTGCAGGCTGAAAAAGTCGACGTAACCCTGCCTGGCCGCCGCATGCAGCAAGGGGGCATTCACCCGCTTAGCAGAGTGGTTCAGGAAATTGAGGATATTTTCATTGGTATGGGCTACCGTGTGGCTGAAGGTCCTGAAGTGGAGACCGATTATTATAACTTCGAAGCCTTAAATCTGCCTAAGAACCACCCGGCTCGTGATATGCAGGATTCCTTCTATTTGACGGATGATCTGCTCATGCGTACTCAAACGTCTCCTGTACAGATTCGTACAATGCAGGCTATGAATGGTGAAGTTCCGGTTAAAATCATCTGCCCGGGTAAAGTATTCCGCCGTGATGATGACGATGCAACGCACTCCTTCCAGTTCCATCAAATCGAAGGTTTGGTTATCGGAAGCAACATTCGGATGAGTGACCTGAAAGGTACATTGCAGCAATTCGTGCAGGAGATGTTCGGCCCGAATACAGGCATTCGTCTTCGTCCGAGCTTCTTCCCGTTCACCGAGCCTAGCGTTGAAGTGGACGTAAGCTGCTTCAAATGTGGCGGCGATGGTTGCAGACTGTGCAAGCAAAGCGGATGGTTAGAAATTCTTGGCGCGGGTATGGTGCATCCAAATGTTCTGGAAATGGGTGGCTATGATCCTGCTAAGTATAGCGGCTTCGCATTCGGTATGGGTGTTGAGCGGATTGCTATGCTTAAATACGGCATCGATGACATTCGTCATTTCTATAACAACGATATGAGTTTTGTAAAGCAGTTCAAGGGCGTTTAG